The following nucleotide sequence is from Falsibacillus albus.
ATTTGAAAGAAGGGAAGTCCATTACTTTGGAGGATGGTTCCGTCATTCATGGAGCTGATTTTTTAGGCCCTCATCAAAAAGGGAGGATCGTGGCAATCCTTGGGGATACACGTCCGTGTGATAATGCCGTGGAATTGGCAAGGGATGCCGACCTGCTCGTACATGAAGCTACATTTTCCGCAGACAGTGCGGAAATGGCCCACAATTATTTTCATTCAACGACTGCACAGGCGGCGGACATCGCGATGCGCGCCAATGTACGATCACTTGTGTTGACGCATATCAGCTCCCGCTACGGGAAAGACGATTGGGCTTCCATGCGCGAGGAGGCGAGGTCCATCTTTGCAAATTCGGATATCGCATTTGATTTTATGGAGATTGATATACCGTACTCAAACCGCGAAACGGGGGAGTAGAATGAAAAAAAATATATATCTCGTCCGTCATGCCAAAGCAGAAGGGCAGGAGTTTTCTGCGTCTTTGACCGAACTTGGTAGAAGGCAGGCTCAAGGGCTCATTTCTTTTTTTCAAAATAAAAAGATTGATCGAATCGTCTCAAGTCCGTTCCTAAGGGCTATGGAAACGATACGGCCGCTGGCTGAGTCAATCGATTTAAATATTGAAGAGGATGTGCGCCTTTCGGAACGGGTGCTGAGCCAAGAGGATTTCCCTGATTGGAAAGACAAATTAAGAGAAAGTTTTGATGATTTCAGTTTGGCCTTCCCTGGCGGGGAATCCTCCCAAGCCGGGTTCGACCGGGCAAAATCGCTTATAGAGGAAATACGTAAGTCACCTTATGAAAATATCATTTTAGTCAGCCATGGGAATCTATCGACGCTGCTCCTGAGGCAATTCGATGAGCAGTATGGATATGAGCATTTGATGAACCTGACCAATCCTGATGTCTATCACATCAGGATGGATGGCGATTCTGTACATATTTGGAGAATATGGGAGTGAAATTGGTTACCGAGCAAGTCTTCGCTTTCCGAAGGCGCATCGGAATTTACAAAATGCTCTTCAATCTACAGCAATTACCATGTAATGATTACCAAGTAAATATAAAAAAATGACAAAAGGCATCGGGATAAGTTCCTCCCGATGCCTTTTGTATGGTTAATAACGAAAAAGTTTACAGCCAGCCCCGCTCATATTGCTTTGGAGGTTCGATGTCGACTCTAAGTTCTTTGGCAGCCGTTCTTGGCCAGTAAGGATCCCTTAACAGTTCTCTGGCTAGGAAAATGAGATCTGCCCGGTCATTTTGAAGTATTTCCTCAGCTTGGATACCGGTGGTGATCAATCCGACAGCACCCGTTGGCACATCTGCGCCATGCTTGATGGCTTCAGCAGGCTTGACCTGATAGCCGGGATATACAGGAATTTGCGCCGGTACTACGGCCCCTGAGCTGACGTCGATTAAATCGACTCCCTGTTCTTTCATCCACTTTGCCATGGATACGTAATCTTCGACATCGAGTCCTTCCGGGTGATAGTCGCGTGCTGATACGCGTACAAATAATGGGCCATCCCATACTTCTTTCACCGCCTCGATGATTTCCTGCAGGAAACGGTAGCGGTTTTCAGGGGAGCCTCCGTATGTATCCGTGCGTTTGTTCGTTAAAGGAGAAAGGAATTCGTTGATCAAGTATCCATGCGCACCATGAAGCTCAATCACATCAAATCCGGCTTTTTTCGCGCGTACGGCGCCTTCCTTGAATGCTTGAATCGTTTCTTGAATATCTTCATCCGTCATTTCCTTTGGTGTTTTCATGTCTCCATTGAATGCAATCGCGGATGGTGCAAGGATTTCGCCTTCCAGAACGGCTTTTCTTCCGGCGTGGGCCAATTGAATCCCTGTTGCCGCCCCGTGGGCTTTCATCATCTGTACAAGCTTGGAAAGCCCCTCTACATGTTCATCGCTCCAAATCCCTAAGTCCTGCGGTGAAATTCTTCCTTGAGGAGTCACAGCTGTAGCTTCCGTGATAATCAATCCGACTTGGCCTACAGCCCTGCTCGTATAGTGGGTATAGTGCCAATCCCCGGCCATTCCATCTTCGTTTTCGCATGAATACATGCACATCGGTGCCATGACGATACGATTTTTTAATGTAAGATCTTTTATTTTATAAGGTTCAAACAGTTTTTTATTTGCCATATTGATTGCCTCCCAACTATTTAGTGACCCTAAATATGGTATCCATTATATCAGCGTTTAACCGGTGTTCAAAGAAAGATGCTTATCAGTGCCGGCGATGTCTTCTCAGTTCCTTCAGTGAGTACATCGTGCCCCTCCATTCGATTCCTCCCCGTTTGAACGTCAGAAAGGTCGCCCTCAGAATCGAATAGAGAAAGAGGCATGCTGTGAACGGGAAGACAAGAAAGAGCCAAGGGGAAAAGTTGGTCATCTTCTTGATGACAGCTTTGTACAGGAAAAACAGCAAAGCAATGACGATGACTGATAAAAGCTTTGACCACCCGTCCCCTGTAAAGATGAGAAAGAAAGGGAGCACCTGTGAAATGAATACTGCTGCTATGGCGAAAACAACCATGGCTGCCTGATAATTGAACCCGGCAAACGTATTTTTTTCCAGTCCCTTCAAGGCCGACAGCAATGACGGGTACCATTCAACCTGAAGAAGCGACAGCCCTGTCGACATTCTTTGTTTGTACCCAAAGCGTTTCACAAGCATGCCCAATTGCAGGTCTTCATCAGGGCAAGCTTTTATTTCCTCATGTGTTCCGATTCGGCTGTACACTGAAGAACGAATCAGATTGAATGCCCCGATGCCGATCCCGATCTTGGATCGATCATCATTTGCTTTCCACGGCCGCTTGTAGTACGAAAAGCCAAAAAGGAAGAAGGCAACGAATGTTTTCAGCCAAAATGGCTCTGCCTTCAAATCTGGTGCTGCTGTCAAATGGTCAATCTTATTTTTTATCATGTAATTCACGGCTTTCCCCACCGCGTGTTTCTCAAAAACCACATCAGCATCGGTAAATAAGATCAGCTCCCCATCAGCCTGTTGAAACCCTTTATATAAGGCATGGTTTTTTCCGAGCCATCCATCCGGCAGCCTTTCGATGTGGATGACTGACAGCTGAGGGTGATTTTTTGCCATTTCATCCATGATTGTTCCAGTGCCGTCCGATGATCGATCGTTGACAAGGACCCACTGGATGTTCCTATATGTCTGTTGAAGCTGGCTTTCAATGCTTCTGCGTATATAATCTGCCTCATTTTTGGCCGCAATGACGATCGAGACAAGCGGACCATCCCTCAATGCACTGGTCGATTCCAGCTTTTCTATTTTCCTTATGCCGATGAGTAAGTCAATGGCAATCACAATCCATACAATTAAAATCAAACCGAGTAAATAATGCATCCATTCACCAATTTCATTTTGTTTTTTTCTATTATATCCTAGATTCCGATATTTTTAGGGTATATGGTGTTCTTTCTTTTAGTCTTCAATGGTAGTGAAGGTTGATTTCCGTGCAAGTCTCTTCCTTCCGCGGGCCTCACACGAAGTGAGGTCGTTCGATGTTGGCACAGGACAAGGAACGCTTCGACAGCGACACATCGCACGAAAAAAATGCCTGGCATTTTTTGAGGTCGTACCGAACTTAATCGTTCATCCTTGCTCTATTCCTCCTCCGTTTTTCCTTCCGGAGTCTTCGACCTGCACTACAATCAACAGCTGGAAAGAGCTAAAAGCAACAAAAAGATTTAACAGAGCCTCTATTGAGGTTGATTGGAGCGGAAGGTGCGAGACGCCGGAGGCTCACCTGCGCGCCCCTCGGAAAGCGAGCATGCTTCCGAGGAAATCAACCTTGCACAGACTTTGATTATAAATATAAAGAATTTCTAATAGATTGTCGTTTTTAACTTTTTTAAATAGGAATCTTTCATAAATGGCGATTGCAGCGAAAGGTACGGATATCGATTGGATTCCATACTCCTTATAGGAACATAATGACAATTTGCCTTAATATCTGTAAACTGAAGTAAGAATGTTCGTTTGATTTTATATAAAAATAATAATTATAGGTGATGATGAAAATGACATTTTGGCAAAATGACATAGCTAAGCTGATTCTTCCAACCCCGTTTGCCGTCGGGGATGTGAACGTATATTTGTTGAAGGGTGAGAAGCTCACCTTGATCGACGCCGGCCCCAAAACCGATGAGGCATGGGAAGCCTTTCTTTTTCAACTTTCCCAGATTGGATTGACCCCAGAGGATATCGAGCAAGTGGTCTTGACACACCATCATCCCGATCATGTCGGCCTGCTGGACTGGCTTCCGGATGATCTGCCGGTTTATGGCCATACATATTGTCGGAAATGGCTATTTCGAACGAATCAATTCGATGAAGAACATGACCGCTACTATTATGAGCTCTTTCACCAATTCGGCGTCGAGGGTAATGTGGATGATATGCTGAAAACCATGAAATCCCCCTTGAAGTATTCCTGTCAGCGGCCATTGACGGGTACCCTTCAAGAAGGGGATGCAGTTCCTGGCTGTCCGGGATGGTTGGTGCTGGAAACTCCCGGACATGCCCAAAGCCATTTATCATTTTTTAATGAGAAAACCGGGACCTTGATTGCCGGTGATCATATATTGGCGACGATCTCATCCAATCCGCTGCTGGAACCGCCTTTAAAGCCGGATGAAGCAAGGCCGAAGCCGCAGCTTCAGTACAATGCATCATTGAAGAAAATGCTCGACTATCGCATTACAAAAGCATACACGGGGCATGGGACAGAGGTGCTGAAGGTGCATGACCTGATTGAAAGAAGGCTTTCAAAGCAGCATGCCCGCGCCAAGCAAGTGAAGGACATGATCTCTAAACAAGAGAAAACCGCCTTCGAAATCTGCAAAGAGATGTTTCCGGCCGTTTACGAAAAGGAGCCAGCCTTGACTTTATCGGAAAGCGTCGCACAATTGGATTATTTGATTTCCGAGGGGGAGATTGAATCGATTGAACGTGGCGGCGTCTATTACTATCATGCTTTATGAGGGAGAGGATAACCATCGTGAATAATCAGCGTCTTCATGGGAAAAACGTTGTCATTACGGGGGCGTCTGCGGGGATCGGTGAAGAGATGGCATACCTTTGCGCCCAGAATGGAGCCAATGTATTCTTATTGGCGCGAAGGCTGGACAAGCTTCAATCAATAAAAGAAAAAATTGATTCTGACTACGGGGTTCACTGCTATATCTCCAGCTTGGATGTTTCCGAACATGATCAAATCCCGGCTGTTTTTCAAACAGTGTATGAAAAAATGGGCCGCGTCGACGTACTTGTGAACAATGCCGGCTTTGGCGTTTTTGATGAAATCCTTGATGCGGACTTCAATGACATTTCCGGAATGTTCAATGTCAATGTCCTCGGCTTGATCGCCTGCACTCAGCAGGTCATATCGGACATGTGCCATCATCGTTCTGGCCACATCATCAATATTGCTTCCCAAGCAGGAAAATTGGCCACCCCGAAATCAAGCGTCTATGCTGCGTCGAAGCATGCGGTCCTCGGCTTCACGAACAGCATCCGGATGGAGCTTTCTCGATCTGATGTATATGTCACCGCCGTCAATCCTGGACCGATTGCGACCAATTTTTTTGACGTTGCCGATGAATCAGGCACATATGTGAAAAATGTTGAAAAATTCATGCTCACACCCCACTATGTCGCCGGTAAAGTAGTTTCGCGCATGCTCACCAATACGCGTGAAATCAACCTGCCTGGATGGATGAACATAGGGAGCACTTTGTATGCCTTATTTCCAAGGCTAGTGGAGCGGATCGGGAAAAATGCATTTTTTAAAAAATGATGCTGTTGCCGCAGATATTTCTGCGGCATTTTTTTCTGTTTTTTGAAGAAATAGCCATAAAAAACATTTTATTAAATCTTTTTTTCTACGTTTGCCGTCTAATCGTTGAGAGGGAAGGGGGAATGGGTGATTGGACCAGCTTAAGATCATAAAAAAAGCAAAAAAAGGGGATCACGAGGCCTTTTACCAGTTGATGCAAAGCCATAAAGAACGGCTTTACCGGATTGCATACTCGTATTTGAAAAGCGAAGCCGATGCGCTTGAAGCGATTCAGGAAACGACATTCAGGGCGTATCGTTTCATAAAAAAATTAAAAAAGCCTGAATTTTTTTCCACATGGCTCATTCGGATCCTGATTAATTACTGCAACGATGAATTAAAGAAGCGCAATCGAATCGTTTTTAGCGATCAGGTCATTGAAACAGCCGGCTCCAAGGAAGATCTCTATCCCATTGAAATCGAGGAAGCCATCAATAGCTTGGATGAAAAATATCGCCAAGTCATCACGATGAAGTACTTGCATGACCTGAAAATCAAAGAAATAGCCATGATAATGGACTCTCCTGAAGGTACGATTAAAACGTGGCTTGCAAAAGGACTTCGATTATTGAAGCAGGATCTGGGGAGGAAAGGGGATGTCCGGGATGCATGAATACGAAAGAGAGCTTTCCAATGCTAAAGAGAAACTCAATCATATCACGGTACCGGAAGATGCGCTGGACCGGGCGATTTTAGCCGGGATCGAAAAGGGTAAGTCTTCCAGGGCACGCCGCATTCACGCCAGGTATTGGATCCAATCGAGTGCGGCCGCTATACTTTTCTTGATGCTGCTGGCAGGTGCCATCCATCAATCGGACTTGGTGGCCGGCTATGTGAGGAAGCTGCCCGGAATGGAAAAAATCGTGGAGTTGGTTCATCAGGATAAAGGGCTCGTCGATCTTGTCAATCACAATTTTGTCCAAAAGATTGGAAAGAGCGACTCCCACGGAGGGGTGACTTTCACAGTCGAGAATATCATTGCCGATGATCAGCAAATGTTTCTGTATTACAAATTGTCTGCCGCCGATGGCCGTAAATTCAAGGACGTGAAGCTGAAGCAATTATCGCTACAAGATATCCATGGCGAAAAAATCAAAGAGTATACCCTTGGTTTCACTCCTGATATTGGAGATGTTGACAAAGCGAAGACACAGCTGTTCGAGGCCGATTATGGACTGACGCATCCGTTGAATGACCAATCTTACCAGCTTGAGGTCCGGCTTGGGGGAGATCCATCACTGGAAAATGAAGTTTGGCGCATCCCGATCACGCTTGACCATACTAAAATGGGCCCAAGTCAAACAATCCGGGTCAACAAGACCGCATCGGTCGAGGGACAAAAGGTTTTCATTAAGAATGTCGCCTTTTCACCGACGAGGGTGGCTGTCTCCGTTGACTATCCCGAAGGGAACAGCAAGCAGATCTTAAATATGGAAGACTTGGAGCTGGTCGATGAAAAAGGGGAGGCGTGGTCCCGGGTATCAAATGGAACAACACGGTCCGGCGAAGGAAATCATGTGACATATTATCTGGAAAGCAATTACTTCAAGAAGCCGAAGCGGTTATATTTGGTGTTCCATAAGCTGCAGGCGCTTGATAAAGATGAGCTCGAAGTCGTGGTCGACCCCGCGCATGAAAAACTCGTGAAAGCACCGAAGGATGGCAAGCTGGAGAAAGTGAAGTATGTGCCGGAAGGACATAACCTTGAGTTTACCTTGAAGGGGGATTTCCGCCTCGGAAGTGTTTTTACACAATATATGGCTCCTAAAGGGGAATTTAAATATTTACATGAAGATGAATATAGACATTCCGGAGACGATAAAGGCACAATTGTATATGGATTC
It contains:
- a CDS encoding histidine phosphatase family protein; the encoded protein is MKKNIYLVRHAKAEGQEFSASLTELGRRQAQGLISFFQNKKIDRIVSSPFLRAMETIRPLAESIDLNIEEDVRLSERVLSQEDFPDWKDKLRESFDDFSLAFPGGESSQAGFDRAKSLIEEIRKSPYENIILVSHGNLSTLLLRQFDEQYGYEHLMNLTNPDVYHIRMDGDSVHIWRIWE
- the namA gene encoding NADPH dehydrogenase NamA; translation: MANKKLFEPYKIKDLTLKNRIVMAPMCMYSCENEDGMAGDWHYTHYTSRAVGQVGLIITEATAVTPQGRISPQDLGIWSDEHVEGLSKLVQMMKAHGAATGIQLAHAGRKAVLEGEILAPSAIAFNGDMKTPKEMTDEDIQETIQAFKEGAVRAKKAGFDVIELHGAHGYLINEFLSPLTNKRTDTYGGSPENRYRFLQEIIEAVKEVWDGPLFVRVSARDYHPEGLDVEDYVSMAKWMKEQGVDLIDVSSGAVVPAQIPVYPGYQVKPAEAIKHGADVPTGAVGLITTGIQAEEILQNDRADLIFLARELLRDPYWPRTAAKELRVDIEPPKQYERGWL
- a CDS encoding glycosyltransferase is translated as MHYLLGLILIVWIVIAIDLLIGIRKIEKLESTSALRDGPLVSIVIAAKNEADYIRRSIESQLQQTYRNIQWVLVNDRSSDGTGTIMDEMAKNHPQLSVIHIERLPDGWLGKNHALYKGFQQADGELILFTDADVVFEKHAVGKAVNYMIKNKIDHLTAAPDLKAEPFWLKTFVAFFLFGFSYYKRPWKANDDRSKIGIGIGAFNLIRSSVYSRIGTHEEIKACPDEDLQLGMLVKRFGYKQRMSTGLSLLQVEWYPSLLSALKGLEKNTFAGFNYQAAMVVFAIAAVFISQVLPFFLIFTGDGWSKLLSVIVIALLFFLYKAVIKKMTNFSPWLFLVFPFTACLFLYSILRATFLTFKRGGIEWRGTMYSLKELRRHRRH
- a CDS encoding MBL fold metallo-hydrolase codes for the protein MTFWQNDIAKLILPTPFAVGDVNVYLLKGEKLTLIDAGPKTDEAWEAFLFQLSQIGLTPEDIEQVVLTHHHPDHVGLLDWLPDDLPVYGHTYCRKWLFRTNQFDEEHDRYYYELFHQFGVEGNVDDMLKTMKSPLKYSCQRPLTGTLQEGDAVPGCPGWLVLETPGHAQSHLSFFNEKTGTLIAGDHILATISSNPLLEPPLKPDEARPKPQLQYNASLKKMLDYRITKAYTGHGTEVLKVHDLIERRLSKQHARAKQVKDMISKQEKTAFEICKEMFPAVYEKEPALTLSESVAQLDYLISEGEIESIERGGVYYYHAL
- a CDS encoding SDR family NAD(P)-dependent oxidoreductase; protein product: MNNQRLHGKNVVITGASAGIGEEMAYLCAQNGANVFLLARRLDKLQSIKEKIDSDYGVHCYISSLDVSEHDQIPAVFQTVYEKMGRVDVLVNNAGFGVFDEILDADFNDISGMFNVNVLGLIACTQQVISDMCHHRSGHIINIASQAGKLATPKSSVYAASKHAVLGFTNSIRMELSRSDVYVTAVNPGPIATNFFDVADESGTYVKNVEKFMLTPHYVAGKVVSRMLTNTREINLPGWMNIGSTLYALFPRLVERIGKNAFFKK
- a CDS encoding sigma-70 family RNA polymerase sigma factor, which translates into the protein MDQLKIIKKAKKGDHEAFYQLMQSHKERLYRIAYSYLKSEADALEAIQETTFRAYRFIKKLKKPEFFSTWLIRILINYCNDELKKRNRIVFSDQVIETAGSKEDLYPIEIEEAINSLDEKYRQVITMKYLHDLKIKEIAMIMDSPEGTIKTWLAKGLRLLKQDLGRKGDVRDA
- a CDS encoding DUF4179 domain-containing protein, giving the protein MSGMHEYERELSNAKEKLNHITVPEDALDRAILAGIEKGKSSRARRIHARYWIQSSAAAILFLMLLAGAIHQSDLVAGYVRKLPGMEKIVELVHQDKGLVDLVNHNFVQKIGKSDSHGGVTFTVENIIADDQQMFLYYKLSAADGRKFKDVKLKQLSLQDIHGEKIKEYTLGFTPDIGDVDKAKTQLFEADYGLTHPLNDQSYQLEVRLGGDPSLENEVWRIPITLDHTKMGPSQTIRVNKTASVEGQKVFIKNVAFSPTRVAVSVDYPEGNSKQILNMEDLELVDEKGEAWSRVSNGTTRSGEGNHVTYYLESNYFKKPKRLYLVFHKLQALDKDELEVVVDPAHEKLVKAPKDGKLEKVKYVPEGHNLEFTLKGDFRLGSVFTQYMAPKGEFKYLHEDEYRHSGDDKGTIVYGFADPLKDPNELLTLKLNAYPAYIHGDVKIRLK